In a genomic window of Lycium ferocissimum isolate CSIRO_LF1 chromosome 9, AGI_CSIRO_Lferr_CH_V1, whole genome shotgun sequence:
- the LOC132029523 gene encoding probable sugar phosphate/phosphate translocator At5g25400: MGKGASLSNGLVKKIVLSYTYVAIWIFLSFTVIVYNKYILDRKLYGWPFPISLTMIHMTFCSSLAFLLVRVFKVVEPVSLSRNVYLTCILPIGALYSVSLWLSNSAYIYLSVSFIQMLKALMPVAVYTIGILFKKDGFKNSTMGNMLAISVGVAIAAYGEAKYDSWGVLLQLLAVLFEATRLVMIQILLTSKGISLNPITSLYYVAPSCLVFLSIPWIFVELPVLRENSSFQFDFAIFGTNSLCAFALNLAVFLLVGKTSALTMNVAGVVKDWLLIAFSWSVIKDTVTPVNLIGYGLAFLGVAYYNHQKLQAMKAKEAQKKAQQADEEAGRLLTERESDGSPDGKKGDSQS, translated from the coding sequence ATGGGGAAAGGCGCTTCCTTGTCTAATGGCTTAGTAAAGAAGATCGTTCTTTCCTATACCTATGTAGCCATCTGGATCTTCCTTTCTTTCACTGTCATTGTTTACAACAAATACATTCTTGACAGGAAACTCTATGGTTGGCCATTCCCCATCTCTCTTACAATGATCCACATGACCTTTTGTTCATCTTTAGCTTTCCTTCTTGTTCGTGTCTTCAAAGTTGTTGAGCCTGTTTCTTTATCTCGTAACGTCTACCTCACTTGTATACTCCCTATTGGTGCTCTTTATTCCGTTTCCCTTTGGCTTTCAAACTCTGCTTATATCTATCTTTCTGTTTCCTTTATTCAAATGTTGAAAGCCCTTATGCCTGTTGCTGTTTATACTATTGGGATCTTGTTTAAAAAGGATGGTTTCAAGAACTCAACTATGGGGAATATGCTTGCTATTTCAGTTGGCGTTGCTATTGCTGCGTATGGTGAAGCAAAGTATGATTCTTGGGGTGTTTTACTTCAGTTACTTGCTGTTTTGTTTGAGGCTACTAGGCTTGTTATGATCCAGATCTTGTTGACTTCAAAGGGTATTAGCTTAAATCCAATTACTTCTTTGTATTATGTTGCTCCTAGTTGCTTGGTTTTCTTGTCAATTCCTTGGATTTTTGTGGAGCTTCCAGTATTGAGAGAGAACTCGAGTTTTCAGTTTGATTTCGCGATTTTCGGGACTAATTCGTTGTGTGCTTTCGCGTTGAACTTGGCTGTGTTCTTGTTGGTTGGAAAGACTTCAGCTTTGACTATGAATGTTGCTGGGGTTGTTAAAGATTGGTTGCTTATTGCATTTTCTTGGTCGGTGATTAAGGATACCGTGACACCAGTGAATCTGATTGGGTATGGATTGGCATTCTTGGGCGTTGCGTACTATAATCATCAGAAGTTACAGGCAATGAAGGCAAAGGAAGCACAGAAGAAAGCTCAACAAGCAGATGAGGAAGCTGGTAGATTGTTGACTGAGAGAGAATCTGATGGATCACCTGATGGAAAGAAGGGTGATTCACAGTCCTAG